A single region of the Halorussus gelatinilyticus genome encodes:
- a CDS encoding ABC transporter permease — translation MISKRFVIKRLLLLVPVLFGVATFVFAILHMAPGDPARVIAGQRASEQFVQQVRAELGLNDPIWVQYGRFLLEAAQFDFGNSYQIQKGTPVKQVLRYKLPVTLEMALFGQFLGILFGIPIGLLGAVKQDAVSDHVTRIGALTGISVPIYWSGPLLILLFAQVLNWFPASGRIASEFSITPITGIITFDTLVRGNFAAFQSAAMHLFLPSVVIGIYSMALISRMMRSSMLEVIRQDYMRTARAKGQGSKITVMKHGFQNALIPVVTVIGIQFGTLLGGAVLTETVFGIPGIGTLLVSAIQVGDYPVVQGTVLTFAFLFTMVNLLVDVTYSYLDPRIDQ, via the coding sequence ATGATTTCCAAGCGGTTCGTTATCAAACGCCTCCTACTCCTGGTCCCGGTGCTGTTCGGAGTGGCGACGTTCGTTTTCGCCATCCTGCATATGGCACCCGGCGACCCCGCCCGCGTCATCGCGGGCCAGCGGGCATCCGAGCAGTTCGTCCAGCAGGTCCGGGCGGAACTCGGACTCAACGACCCCATCTGGGTACAGTACGGCAGGTTCCTGCTCGAAGCGGCGCAGTTCGACTTCGGCAACTCCTACCAGATTCAGAAGGGAACGCCGGTCAAACAGGTGCTGCGGTACAAGCTCCCTGTCACGCTCGAGATGGCGCTGTTCGGCCAGTTCCTCGGCATCCTCTTCGGCATCCCCATCGGTCTGCTCGGGGCGGTCAAGCAGGACGCGGTGAGCGACCACGTGACGCGCATCGGCGCGCTGACCGGTATCAGCGTCCCCATCTACTGGAGCGGTCCGCTCCTCATCCTCCTGTTCGCCCAGGTTCTGAACTGGTTCCCCGCGAGCGGCCGCATCGCCTCGGAGTTCAGCATCACTCCCATCACGGGCATCATCACGTTCGACACGCTCGTCCGCGGGAACTTCGCGGCGTTCCAGTCGGCCGCGATGCATCTCTTTCTGCCGTCGGTCGTCATCGGCATCTACTCGATGGCGCTCATCTCCCGGATGATGCGGTCGTCGATGCTCGAAGTCATCCGGCAGGACTACATGCGGACCGCCCGAGCGAAGGGCCAAGGCTCGAAGATCACGGTCATGAAACACGGCTTCCAGAACGCGCTCATCCCGGTCGTGACGGTCATCGGCATCCAGTTCGGCACCCTGCTGGGCGGTGCGGTGCTGACCGAGACCGTCTTCGGGATTCCGGGCATCGGCACCCTGCTGGTGAGCGCGATTCAGGTCGGTGACTACCCGGTCGTGCAGGGCACCGTCCTCACCTTCGCGTTCCTGTTCACGATGGTCAACCTGCTCGTGGACGTGACTTACTCCTACCTCGACCCGCGGATCGACCAATAA
- a CDS encoding ABC transporter substrate-binding protein has translation MATDDSLKRRSFLKAAGGATAAATLAGCTGGGGEGDGTTTGTTETTSGTTEGGETDTTTTEESGSSGGTLTYARGADSGTLDFQNTTSGEVAKVTNQIYDSLIEFKPGKTSLKAGLATKWNVDGKTVSLTLREGVKFHNGDEFTAKDFVATYRRFVDEDYEHYPGKDYVSSYGPYSLGSWIKSVKKDGKYGVSITLKQQYAPILANLAMFCSKVHSLKAIKKYGTDLKSNPVGTGPFKFENWDQGNQRIRLSKNEEFWGEQNAKVGEVVFTAVGKNSTRAQTLVSGGADIVDGLGAQSSKIIEGSNKAELVSMPGINVGYMAFNMARVEAFRNKKVRQAISYAIDTKSLVNTIFKGIASQASQPIPESVMGYNPDLDPYGYKPDKAKKMLKEAGYDGLSFELSIMKNPRPYLPSPRQAAQLIKSNLGDVGVTVELNTMPWKAYLTYTENYKHDACFLGWMTDNGDPDNFYYALLHPGISRDAVPEGQDWADPSKHDNFNTLDVAAWANTEFMKLTEEAQTSYKTSERKPKYQQAGKIFHEEQPWVALDHTKTMRGVAKRVSGFEIAPIGGPFLKQVSLEK, from the coding sequence ATGGCGACAGATGACAGTTTGAAGCGGCGTAGTTTCTTGAAAGCGGCCGGTGGTGCGACGGCGGCGGCGACGCTCGCCGGGTGTACCGGTGGCGGCGGCGAAGGCGACGGCACGACCACCGGCACGACCGAGACGACGAGCGGGACGACCGAGGGTGGCGAGACCGACACGACGACCACCGAGGAGAGCGGCAGTTCCGGCGGGACGCTGACCTACGCCCGCGGTGCCGACTCCGGGACCCTCGACTTCCAGAACACGACCAGCGGTGAAGTCGCGAAGGTCACCAACCAGATTTACGACAGCCTCATCGAGTTCAAGCCCGGCAAGACCTCGCTGAAGGCCGGACTGGCGACCAAGTGGAACGTCGACGGCAAGACGGTCAGCCTGACGCTCCGCGAGGGCGTGAAGTTCCACAACGGCGACGAGTTCACCGCGAAGGACTTCGTGGCGACGTACCGCCGGTTCGTGGACGAGGACTACGAGCACTACCCCGGCAAGGACTACGTGTCGTCGTACGGCCCGTACTCGCTCGGTAGCTGGATCAAGTCGGTCAAGAAGGACGGAAAATATGGCGTCAGCATCACCCTCAAGCAGCAGTACGCGCCCATCCTCGCCAACCTGGCGATGTTCTGCTCGAAGGTCCACTCGCTGAAGGCCATCAAGAAGTACGGCACGGACCTCAAGAGCAACCCGGTCGGAACCGGGCCGTTCAAGTTCGAGAACTGGGACCAAGGCAACCAGCGCATCCGCCTGAGCAAGAACGAGGAGTTCTGGGGCGAACAGAACGCGAAGGTCGGCGAGGTCGTCTTCACGGCGGTCGGCAAGAACTCGACGCGTGCCCAGACGCTCGTCTCGGGCGGCGCGGACATCGTGGACGGTCTCGGTGCCCAGTCCTCGAAGATCATCGAGGGGTCGAACAAGGCCGAACTCGTCTCGATGCCCGGCATCAACGTCGGTTACATGGCGTTCAACATGGCGCGGGTCGAAGCCTTCCGGAACAAGAAGGTCCGACAGGCCATCAGCTACGCCATCGACACGAAGTCGCTGGTCAACACCATCTTCAAGGGCATCGCCTCGCAGGCCAGCCAGCCTATCCCCGAGAGCGTGATGGGGTACAACCCCGACCTCGACCCGTACGGTTACAAGCCCGACAAGGCCAAGAAGATGCTCAAGGAGGCCGGATACGACGGGCTCAGCTTCGAGCTGTCCATCATGAAGAACCCGCGGCCCTACCTCCCCTCGCCGCGGCAGGCCGCCCAACTCATCAAGTCGAACCTCGGCGATGTCGGTGTCACGGTCGAACTCAACACGATGCCGTGGAAGGCCTACCTCACCTACACCGAGAACTACAAGCACGACGCGTGTTTCCTCGGCTGGATGACCGACAACGGCGACCCGGACAACTTCTACTACGCCCTGCTCCACCCTGGCATCTCGCGCGACGCCGTGCCCGAGGGACAGGACTGGGCCGACCCGAGCAAGCACGACAACTTCAACACGCTCGACGTGGCGGCGTGGGCCAACACCGAGTTCATGAAACTCACCGAAGAGGCCCAGACGAGCTACAAGACGAGCGAGCGCAAGCCCAAGTACCAGCAGGCCGGCAAGATATTCCACGAGGAACAGCCGTGGGTGGCGCTGGACCACACCAAGACGATGCGCGGTGTCGCCAAGCGCGTCAGCGGCTTCGAAATCGCGCCCATCGGCGGCCCGTTCCTGAAGCAGGTCTCGCTCGAAAAGTAA